The Gadus macrocephalus chromosome 3, ASM3116895v1 DNA segment CACAACAGAATTGAACACTCGCCATTGAAGGTAGTCAGTGACTTGATCGAAGATGCCACCTACCTCTCTTTGCTCAGTTACGTATGACGCCTGCGAGCGTCACTACAAGTGCAAGCCCCACGGAGCCCATAGAGATTGCATTGAAGGCtattctttgtgtgtatgtcggtACCTGTATGTAGGTGAGTGTTTACTCTGTGCTGATGGTCTCCTGTTCGTTGACCGTTCCTAGAGAATAGTGGAGAATGAGAAGGGTAGCGCAGCAGAGAAGAGCTCCAAGCAGAAGGTGGATCTGCAGGCCCTCCCAACGCGAGCCTACCTGGACCAGACGGTCGTGCCCATCCTCCTGCAGGGCCTGTCGGTGCTGGCTAAGGACAGGTGAGCTGCAGACCCAAACCAGGTGGTAGTCAGTCCT contains these protein-coding regions:
- the dpy30 gene encoding protein dpy-30 homolog isoform X2, translated to MEGHTPVTENPHAEYGLTDNIQRIVENEKGSAAEKSSKQKVDLQALPTRAYLDQTVVPILLQGLSVLAKDRPPNPIEYLAAFLLKNKGQFEERN